A single Bacteroidota bacterium DNA region contains:
- a CDS encoding Rrf2 family transcriptional regulator, with product MFSKSCEYGIRAVLYLAANSTEGKRCGIKPIAAKLEIPNHFLGKILQKLAREKVIHSIKGPNGGFYTTDEDVKQAMITVVNVLDGPKVFSSCAVGLKECSDEKPCPLHNDIKPFRDALRDSMQSRSIQSFAETLENDGTYLVL from the coding sequence ATGTTTTCAAAGAGTTGTGAATATGGAATAAGAGCAGTTTTGTATTTGGCTGCAAATAGTACTGAGGGAAAACGTTGTGGCATTAAACCTATTGCTGCAAAGCTTGAGATCCCAAATCATTTTTTGGGAAAAATTCTCCAGAAACTGGCGCGTGAAAAGGTTATACATTCGATAAAAGGGCCTAATGGCGGTTTTTATACAACAGATGAGGATGTGAAACAAGCAATGATAACGGTTGTTAATGTTTTGGATGGACCGAAAGTTTTTAGTTCATGTGCTGTAGGATTAAAAGAGTGTTCGGACGAAAAACCCTGTCCCTTACATAATGATATAAAGCCATTTAGAGATGCATTAAGAGATTCAATGCAATCGAGGTCTATACAAAGTTTTGCTGAAACTCTTGAAAATGACGGAACTTATCTGGTTTTGTAA
- a CDS encoding metal-sulfur cluster assembly factor, with protein sequence MEDKIYELLKTVIDPEVDVNIVDLGLVYDIKVEGNKVEVVMTLSTRGCPLGDTIMENAAHVIKANIKDVEVDVQLVWEPAWTPDLISPEGKAMLGM encoded by the coding sequence ATGGAAGATAAAATATACGAACTGTTAAAAACAGTTATAGATCCTGAGGTAGATGTAAATATTGTTGATTTAGGTTTGGTTTACGATATTAAAGTTGAAGGAAATAAAGTTGAAGTAGTAATGACGCTTTCAACGCGGGGATGTCCGCTTGGTGATACTATAATGGAGAACGCAGCTCATGTTATAAAAGCAAATATTAAGGATGTTGAAGTTGATGTGCAGCTGGTTTGGGAGCCTGCATGGACACCGGATTTGATTTCTCCTGAAGGTAAGGCGATGCTGGGAATGTAG